Below is a genomic region from Micropterus dolomieu isolate WLL.071019.BEF.003 ecotype Adirondacks linkage group LG16, ASM2129224v1, whole genome shotgun sequence.
gattttaacaTACGGCCATAATGTGGAACATTATACCCCAAAATATGGCAGTTATATCACACTTGATACCATGGAGACTATGTTTTTAAGGaagaatttgaaaatgtaaatgacaaCTGTCAGGAAACAAAACCAATGATCTGTTTATCTTTACAAATCAAGATTAGTCTAACAATCCAGCAGCCTGGGAACCAGACAAATCTGCAagctcatgttttatttgttctggcagacttttttttaaggaggatctattgattgaaatgcaatataatatacacaaCCATGTTTTCAGTAGTGTATAAAGACCTCACATAATGAACCGCTAAGTTTTTGTTAcattagaatgagccatttctagcTACATAACGGCGGGTGTATGTAGATAGGACAATCGCCATGCTGCACGCGATgcttctacagtagcccaaaatggaagggtggctcaggaggtagagcgggttgcccattaatcggaaggttagcggttcaatcccaggctcctccaggctgcatgtcgaagtgtcctttaATTCGCTAGTAAATCCTGTATAAATGTGTAACTAAAACACattgtagtgtaaaagcactttgagtggtcaaaaaaagactagaaaggcgctacacAAGTATGAAGCTCCACAGCGCGCATTTGAATAAGTaggaagtagtagtagtcgtcatCTCGCTCTCTCAGATGAACCTTTAAATCAAATGGTGACACCCGTACTAACCACATCGACAGTTTTAAGGTCAATTTATGACGAGCGCGAACATTTAACTCACCTCCAGGTCAGGCAGGCTGAACTCAATCTTCCTATCCAGACGTCCAGGTCTCATCAGGGCCGGGTCCAGGGTGTCCGGTCTGTTGGTGGCCATCAGCACTTTGATGTTGCCTCGAGGGTCGAAGCCGTCCAGCTGGTTGATGAGCTCCAGCATAGTCCTCTGGACCTCATTGTCTCCACCAGCACCGTCGTCAAAACGAGCACCTGGCAGGTTCAACAACAAAAGGTTATTGTGGAAGACTGCAGTCTGcatatacattttaaagatattcagtttactttctttacactgctttcaaaaagtaaCAAGCAGAATTCCACGATAGGTAGAACACATGAAAGAAAGTGGGGCAATTCTCACCTCCAATGGCGTCAATTTCATCAAAGAAGATCAGACAAGCCTTCTTAGTCCTGGCCATCTCAAACAGTTCACGCACCATCCTGGCTCCCTGCAAACAGAGACGGTCCAAAATGAGTGTTTAGTGGGATTCAGTTTCTACACCACTGCTATTCTTTGCCTTGTACGTTTGTACTCACCTCTCCCACATACTTCTGGACCAGCTCGGAGCCGATGACTCTGATGAAGCAGGCGTCGGTCCTGTTAGCCACGGCACGGGCGCACAGGGTCTTTCCAGTGCCGGGCGGCCCGAACAGCAGCACACCTTTTGGAGGCTCAATACCCAGATTGACAAACCTCTCAGGCTGGTGAGTTGAGCAAAAAGGAAAAACCGGCTGATCAGTCAGGCCAGAGACATGTCTCTTGTCTCACTGTTATATTACACTATAATAAAGTGGAAACTTAACTAAGGTAATGATTATTTACAGAACATGACCGGACAGTTCATTTCAATCTGTAAATGTTGTGACACTCACATGGAGGAGCGGGGTCTCAACCACTTCCCTCAGCTTCTCAATCTGCTCCTTACATCCACCAACATCACTGTAGGTCACGTCGGGCTTCTCCTCCACCTACAGCATGAGAACAATCAGTTGCAGCTTATTGTGGAACCCATCACAGCAGTTTGTGTTATATGTAATTTAGTAGTGTGTTCTCATAATTAGCGGATTCATACCTGCATCATGGTGACAGTTGGATCAATCTTAGGAGGTAGAGGAATATGGATCTGATACTTGTTTCTGTCAACACTGGAAGGACAGAAGGGACACTATATTTAGCAAATTGTTTCACTCGTCATCTCACAAAAATGGGACTTTTACAACAAACTGgagacatttaaataaaacttcgGCCTCACCCGACTCTCATGCCCTCCTCGATGTCTGTTGGGGCCACCTGGTCGCTCAGGTCCACCACAAACTTGGCAAACTGTTTGACGTTGATAATGTATTTGGGGTCCTCAGAGTCTGCGTTGATGATCTTTGTGCATCTGTTTGatgaacacacagaaacaaacatttggGACTACCAAACGGATATACTGTACAAGgtcaaatatgaaaacaaagatGTCTTCTGTATTGGAAGGGAAcgtggttaaaaaaaactcagAGCAGAATATTTAAGGTGGTTTGTGTGGcagaatatattttatactaGTATTCTGATGAGGATGATTAATACAGTCGCAATGTTTTAAGATGAATGCAGTAGGAGAGATGATTAAGCACTTGCTAAAGCCAGGAGATACAGTGACTTTCTTCACAGaataaaaagcaaatacatGTCTAAAAGGGTACCCAGTTGTGGtcgaccgatatgggttttcAATGGCCGCTGCAGATATTTAGAGAGCATGGTGGCCGATGGACGATGGAAAAGTCATGTaaaattccattattccatgcagagtacaatctaatacacatttatcttagccagtaacgtgttgttttagatggacaGGAGTTTTTAATcattaatgaaatagaaaaataaactgGATTAtcctgtagatttcagaacgtgactggtgtttaagagAGAGTGGGGTACACTTTGTCAAAAGTGatgtcattcaactgcattattctctacagtgtaacaaaatatatttgcacAGTTATGGTTTTATATTAGATCTGCTGCCATTTAGGAtgatacagtgaggaaaataagtatttgaacaccctgctactttgcaagttctcccacttagaaatcatggaggggtctgaaattgtcatcgtaggtgcatgtccactgtgagagacataatctaaaataaataaatccagaaatcacaatgtatgatttttttttaactatttatttgtatgatacagctgcaaataagtatttgaacacctgtctatcagctagaattctgactctcaaagacctgttagtctgccttcaaaatgtccacctccactccatttattatcctaaattagatgcacctgtttgaggtcgttagctgcataaagacacctgtccaccccatacaatcagtaagaatccaactactaacatggccaagaccaaagagctgtccaaagacactagagacaaaattttacacctccacaaggctgcaaagggctacggggaaattgccaagcagcttggtgaaaaaaggtccactgttggagcaatcattagaaaatggaagaagctaaatatgactgtcaatctccctcggactggggctccatgcaagatctcacctcgtggggtctcaatgatcctaagaaaggtgagaaatcagcccagaactacNNNNNNNNNNNNNNNNNNNNNNNNNNNNNNNNNNNNNNNNNNNNNNNNNNNNNNNNNNNNNNNNNNNNNNNNNNNNNNNNNNNNNNNNNNNNNNNNNNNNttttggggaacaacctccttccctcagttagagcattgaagatgggtcgaggccgggtcttccaacatgacaatgacccgaagcacacagccaggataaccaaggagtggctctgtaagaagcatatcaaggttctggcgtctccagacctaaacccaatagagaatctttggagggagctcaaactccgtgtttctcagcgacagcccagaaacctgactgatctagagaagatctgtgtggaggagtgggccaaaatccctcctgcagtgtgtgcaaacctggtgaaaaactacaggaaacgttttacctctaattgcaaacaaaggctactgttccaaatattaacattgattttctcagatgttcaaataaatagttaaaaaatcatacattgtgatttctggattatttttttttagattatgtctctcacagtggacatgcacctacgatgacaatttcagacccctccatgatttctaagtgggagaacttgcaaaatagcagggtgttcaaatacttattttcctcactgtatatcgGCCTCATAAATGCAGGTCTCTAATGCCGATTATCTCAAAAAGCCTGCTTACTCGGCCCATCAATAAATACCACATCATCTTCGTTTTGGCCACAATATTAATATTGACTCCACTTTGCTTTACCTTGCTACCTGCAGCGGCTGTTCACTCTGCAGAGTCTGTTTGTCAGCAGCCAGATCCCACAGTGCTGGTGGAGCCAGACCTGTGTCAGACTCCTTAATGCCTGTCAAAGcccaaaacacacatacagcctCAAACACAACCCGCcttataacattttaatgttttcaaacACACGACCCTGCGTATTTATGGTTTCATCACCCACCTGTCAGCTCATTGATCTTTTTGAGCAGCTGCTGGATGTCATCTTCCACTTGTTTGATCTGTCTGGAGTAGGTGCTTTGACCCTGACGATAAGGAGCAAGCACCCACATTAGAACaacttaaaattattattaataataatgcaaaCCATACCATTTTCAACGCTTTCCCAGGTAGGTCTCAACTGGTGCAAGCTTGGCTAAGGCCATACTTACATATGTTTTCAGCAGGGCGATGTCCCCTTCATCCAAAGCTGTGTGGatgaaaacatgaatgaatgCGCAGTCTCCACAGTGTCAGCGGGCCGCTAGCATTGTTGTCAAACTGAGCGACGTTGTTTAACTCATCGTGGTTAACTCACACATTTCAAAGTTATTCCCTTCATTGCAAAGATCTAAAAAGCTGTATTTACCAACACATAACAGTTATCATAGCGAAAGGTAAAGCGTAGCAGCTTGTTTAACGAgcagagctaacgttagctaagaaGCTAATGTCGACGTTTCTTTTTCAGCCAGAACCATGACTGTCTTTTTTTAGAATTTCAGTTTTAGATATACCTCTGATCGGGGCGTCATCCTTTTCCTCTTCCTTAGTCTTCCTTTGGTCGTCTCCCAAATAGTCCGGCATATTTATTCAGGTAATAAACTGTTTCTCACAAGTACACTGAGCAGCTTCGGTAACTAAGCTGTACCATTACACAGCAGCTTTGCGTTTCCGCCGCTGTGAGCTAGTCACCGGAAATACAGGTCGGACGTTTATTGAGGATGTACcgcaaatgaaaaaaataatttttatcaCATTAAATATAGGCTACTCTTAGAATTATAATTTTCCATCACAGATATTAGTtaaatgttgcatgtgaaaTTAATGCTAATATTATCAGCGAAAACGCAATGCTTAATAAAACGCTTCTTGCGGAACTGCGGAACAACAGTTAGGGACCATTAACATTACACGGAGTGGTTAACGGCGTGACAGCGGAGCTCGTTTTTGGATTGGCACTTGTAAATGGAGGCCCATGTGGTGTGTAACTGAGCGGGCCACAAACTTCAGCACTTTAGAAAGCTTTCACTTGATAATTTCAGCGCCTGAATGTTCGTGTAGCCCGTCTTTCTAAGATGCTGTTGGAAGCGCTGGACGGTGATGAAACGGTTTTCTATACAGCCGCTGCCGGTAAGCACTGAAAGAGGCCAGGTGAAGCTAAGCTACCAATGTTACATTTATGTGCTGTTGCTATACTTTCTTAGCATGCAGCTAAAAAGCAGACAACAGCGACTAAGCTAAGATTATCAGCTAATCCAGGTGTCGAAAGAGTCACTAAATTCTTAATAATTCACGTTGTTTCTCAGTTCATTCCAACTGGCTTTTACTGTGTTGCATAATGGACCCGAGCTGCTGCCCACTCATGGTTGCACTTGCTGCAGTGATTTATTAGAGCTCTTGGCATAAAGTTAGATGAACACTTGCTACTTGGCAGCTCTTGATATTTAACGCACTTTGACTTATTTGACATTTCATGACGTTTCCCGCATGTCAGACATTCATTACCGGGTTGTAACTCAGTGTCTGAGCACCTGTTGTACTTTCAGGCTGATCTCTGATGTGTCACcattttcacaaaaataactgtatgtttattttctttttaaagcaaAGCCTTAAACCTTCACCACAAACTACAGGGAAACCTGCACCCCCCGTTACCTGAATGGGTGGCCTTTCATCCAGGTCGTTTAGATGCAGTTAGCAGAGGACTGGCAATATAGAACCCAAATACATATTACTGTAGCCCAGTGGCATTTATTTATGGTGTTTTAAAGTCAagaaaaaaaccaacaacatgtTAATATAGCACCCCTCAACGCAAACCTCAAAGTGTGTTGCAAAGCACTTTTAGCATTATTATACGCCGTTGTGCCCCTTTTTTGGTCTGCCACAGCTGATAGTGGCAAACCTCAGCAAATCACatagaaaatacaaacatattCCATGTACAAAAAAAGCCTCATTCCCTTTTAATTTCTTCATGTTTTGCACAGAGCCCGGCTGATATATCTGCATGGTGGATCACTTATCAGAGATATATTAGTATCAGCATGATAGgcaataaataaacagacacTGCAGTAGTTAAATGCCTAAAATAATAtcaatactgtgtgtgtgtgtgtatatataagaGTTTTTGTTCAAAACTGTCAAATATTAATGACGTTATTATATTATCCTGTCTGGCTTCACATTGTTGCCCAAACTTGATGAGAAACGGAAGGTTTTCTCACCTCTCTGCCGACCGCTCTCAGCCTCTGTGCAGGTCCAAGTGGAGCCGGTGGGTCGATGGTTCGAGGCCTTTTGgaagaggaggaacaggagtGCATCTGCCTCCTtccaggagctggaggaggaagaggagtcctCAGAGGAGTCGGAGGATGAGGAGTTTCAGCTGGAGGAGTACCCGATGCTCCGAACACTTGACCCCAAAGACTGGAAGGTATCGGTTTTAAATCGGAATATTATGTCGGGCACAAAGAGAGAAGCTTCTGCCACCTTTTCAGAGCTGATGTGTCATCAAGCATCTGCTTTTTAAATGTCTCCCTGCAGTTTGACaagttgaaagcagagctgctatgattgtttttcatcagagatttctctttcttttattatttagtctataaaatgtcggAAAATAGAGGAAATTGTCCACCACAGGTGGAAGCTtcaaactgcttgttttgtctgaacaataaccaaaaccaaacacatccatccatcaaccacttatcctgcatacagggccactgggggctggagccaatcccagctgacatcgggcgaaaggcggggtacaccctggacaggtctccagtccattgcagggccacacatagacaaacaaccactcacactcacatctttgaacaattttagagacaccaattaagctagcctgcatgtctttggaacccacgcggacacggggagaaaatgcaaattgtacacagaaaggccggggcaactggggtttgaacccacgaccttcttgctgtgacagtgctaaccactgcaccaccgcgccgcccgAAACATATCCAATTAAcgacaaaataaaaaagcaataaattCTCACAATTGAGAAGTTTGATTCAGAGGATTGTCTTTATTGCTCAAAAAATTAGTTAAACTATTACGGCTGCACAATTTGGAGAAAAGGTCACATTGctattattgtggacaatattgtgacttttgatttgattataatggaacaaatggtactgtGAGTCTACtttgcttaattatcaaggaatatgcgaaatactgacatttagaaatatatatttctcaagttgaacaaagttaaacaatatttagaaCAATAgctagtaaaacagaacaaggggagcgtgttgGTCTACAaaggaggcggctagaagcagAAAATATGGGCACACAGGCTCAATGTACATCGGTCTACAGCAGAGTCTCTCTCCACAACCAGGAGGAGAAACTGTACATGAGTGGACAGCCcgctccaaaagtattggaacagtaaagcaaattcctttgtttttgttgttcactgaagatatttgggtttaagatcaaaagatgagtattcAAGATAAgcagacaagagttcagaatttgaGCTTTTatttcgtggtattcacatctagatgtgttaaacaactcaggacagaccaccctttgtttgaacccacccatttttcaagtgagcaaaactattggaacatgtggctgacgatgtttcttgttgcccaggtgttgccttttaggttgatagtccaaacattaaatatctctgcatgactagtctaagttttcatccctggttcaaacctataaagactgcatttcctgttagaggataaaccaacatgaaccagagagctgtctatgggagaaaagcaagccactgtcaagctgagaaaagaagaaaaatcgaccagagccattggacaaacattgggcagagCGAGCACAACAagttggaatgtcctgaaaaagaaagaaactactggtgtactgagcaacagacgtccaacaggtcggccaaggaaaacaacagtagttgatgacagaaataNNNNNNNNNNNNNNNNNNNNNNNNNNNNNNNNNNNNNNNNNNNNNNNNNNNNNNNNNNNNNNNNNNNNNNNNNNNNNNNNNNNNNNNNNNNNNNNNNNNNgtagcagcagaatgaattcagaagtggacagaaacattttgtctgccaatttatggagaaatgcattgaaactaatggggaggaagtttatcatgcagcaggacaatgagccaaagcacactgccaacaaaacaaaggacttcatcaggggaaaagtggaaggttttagactggccaagtcaatcagctgaccttaacccaatagagctgcatttcgccaccttaagaggagactggagggagaaacaccccgaaacaaacaagaagtgaaagaagctgcagtaaaagcctggaatagcatcacaaatgaagaatgcaacagtttggtgatcaATGGGTCGccggcttgaggcagttattgcaagcaagggttctgccaccaaatattaaatgttatttactgtaagattatttgttccattacttttgctcacctaagaatgccgtggtctaatacaaacggtgatatgtcctgagttgtttaacacatctagatatGGGCACACTGcttattaataatttcattaagTCATTTCACGtaggcttatctgtttttagggaCACATGCGAGAGCCCAGTGTGGGCGGAGacaatgagcagactgcagcgcacacagagAGTGTcacacaccttttctgttttataaaatcgcacactttttgcggttatgtaattgCACATGACGACATTGCGATTaaattaattgtgcagccctataACCtattaaacaaataacaaaactgttaattatttttaattccGGCGACTAATggattcatttattatttgtctCAGCACTGGCAAAAGTAAGTTTAATCTGGTTTGATATTAAGCAGCCAAGTGGTGGGTGAAAAAGCCCTACTCATGCAAGATTTGTGATGAATCAAATAAAAGCTCACGGTCCATTAAGAGTTGTTATAAAATG
It encodes:
- the psmc2 gene encoding 26S proteasome regulatory subunit 7, with amino-acid sequence MPDYLGDDQRKTKEEEKDDAPIRALDEGDIALLKTYGQSTYSRQIKQVEDDIQQLLKKINELTGIKESDTGLAPPALWDLAADKQTLQSEQPLQVARCTKIINADSEDPKYIINVKQFAKFVVDLSDQVAPTDIEEGMRVGVDRNKYQIHIPLPPKIDPTVTMMQVEEKPDVTYSDVGGCKEQIEKLREVVETPLLHPERFVNLGIEPPKGVLLFGPPGTGKTLCARAVANRTDACFIRVIGSELVQKYVGEGARMVRELFEMARTKKACLIFFDEIDAIGGARFDDGAGGDNEVQRTMLELINQLDGFDPRGNIKVLMATNRPDTLDPALMRPGRLDRKIEFSLPDLEGRTHIFKIHARSMSVERDIRFELLARLCPNSTGAEIRSVCTEAGMFAIRARRKIATEKDFLEAVNKVIKSYAKFSATPRYMTYN